In Trifolium pratense cultivar HEN17-A07 linkage group LG7, ARS_RC_1.1, whole genome shotgun sequence, a genomic segment contains:
- the LOC123895839 gene encoding uncharacterized protein LOC123895839, which yields MAGNDGENFDNGKNVDDSKKVDDGVGTSTVVNYSKSLPDVSKIEVFEGQNFRRWAERVFSLLDVKGVTSALTAAEPDEAKTDPKLVEGWKHANKVCRYTILSTLSNDLFDVYCSYKGAKEIWDNLNIKYTAEDATKQKFVVGNFLRWQMVEDKEIKAQINEYHKLLEELKAEKIDLPDVFVAGALMEKLPSSWNDYKQQLKHKHTQMSLADLIKHVIIKDTSRKECDAARAKTFESRANLIQNNAHKKKRSENKPDHVLGVTNPGFKAKCFVCGKPGHKAYQCRHRKTNNMPLKPKANLTLGDDKKDDDDDDIIAAIQEPQDTSVQIELPFTSYSSVGDDEDQVYLGDSKTAAVKGKGKVILKLTSGKTLVLSDVLHVPTIRTNLMSVALLNKVGVKVSFESDKIVMTKNNVFVGKGYCDQGLFVLSISD from the exons ATGGCTGGAAATGATGGTGAAAATTTTGACAACGGCAAAAATGTTGATGATTCCAAAAAGGTTGATGATGGCGTTGGTACCTCAACAGTGGTTAACTACTCCAAATCGCTCCCTGATGTATCCAAAattgaagtttttgaaggaCAAAATTTTCGTCGTTGGGCTGAACGTGTTTTCTCGCTACTAGATGTCAAAGGTGTAACTTCTGCTCTCACCGCTGCCGAACCTGATGAAGCCAAAACTGATCCCAAACTGGTTGAGGGGTGGAAGCATGCCAATAAGGTTTGTCGCTACACAATTCTCAGTACTTTATCTAATGATCTTTTCGATGTCTACTGTTCGTACAAAGGTGCCAAAGAAATTTGGGATAACCTGAATATCAAATACACTGCTGAGGATGCTACCAAACAAAAGTTTGTTGTTGGAAACTTTCTCCGATGGCAAATGGTGGAAGACAAGGAGATCAAAGCCCAAATCAATGAGTATCACAAACTCCTTGAAGAATTGAAGGCTGAGAAAATCGACCTACCAGATGTGTTTGTTGCTGGTGCCTTGATGGAAAAATTGCCGAGCTCTTGGAATGATTATAAGCAGCAGCTGAAGCATAAGCACACGCAGATGTCCCTTGCTGATCTCATCAAGCACGTAATCATTAAAGACACTAGCCGAAAGGAATGTGATGCTGCACGGGCAAAGACTTTTGAGTCACGGGCAAATTTAATCCAAAATAATGCTCACAAAAAGAAGAGGTCTGAAAATAAACCTGATCACGTACTTGGTGTTACTAACCCCGGCTTTAAAGCAAAATGCTTTGTGTGTGGAAAGCCAGGTCATAAAGCTTATCAATGCAGACATCGAAAAACAAATAACATGCCTCTTAAGCCAAAAGCAAATTTGACCTTAGGAGATGATAagaaagatgatgatgatgatgatattattGCTGCA ATTCAGGAGCCACAAGACACATCTGTGCAAATAGAGTTGCCCTTTACCTCCTACTCATCTGTGGGGGATGATGAAGATCAAGTCTATCTTGGTGACTCTAAAACTGCTGCAGTTAAAGGCAAAGGCAAAGTCATTCTGAAACTCACTTCCGGAAAGACCTTGGTCTTAAGTGATGTGTTGCATGTGCCAACTATCAGGACCAATCTGATGTCGGTAGCACTGCTGAATAAAGTAGGGGTTAAAGTGTCATTTGAATCTGATAAGATAGTAATGACAAAGAATAATGTGTTTGTTGGGAAGGGGTACTGTGATCAGGGACTCTTTGTTCTTAGTATTTCGGACTag
- the LOC123896921 gene encoding auxin response factor 17, giving the protein MNRQVLPPLPKNASSLEPKIWRAIAGAAVQIPAVNSRVYYFPQGHMDQASSLPNNLSPQLLSRPYILCSVSGVHFLADPKTDEVFAKLFLQPLNDFTAVFSRAVVQEVDDGERISSFAKILTPSDANNGGGFSVPRFCADSIFPPLDYSMDPPFQSLSITDVHGLTWEFRHIYRGTPRRHLLTTGWSRFVNCKKLVAGDSVVFMKNNRGAMFVGIRRAVRFVLARSCVGSDATRLCLPICGVRNRVDDEEDEKLLEEKCREGFSRNGKGKLSPNSVTVAAELAAQGMAFEVVYYPKAGWSDFVLKAEVVDAAMSVTWCPGMRIKMAVETDDSCRTTWFQGLVASVNVPEHGAWRGSPWRMLEISWDEPEVSQTSKWVSPWQVELLSTTPSLHRPFPAMKRIRVGSGVLTDGDGDPFSITGFNNSTMGQLSQELLNYGTLPAGMQGARHDLFSVSSFSNFPGDNSRLCMGNTFSNNSVPGLKSLSTELNVGSSQSSDFSPESQSSLRSFGTDFVRNLNCNSMKPGPVSFQLFGAVIQTEQPVESGSHGTGSSGDDSSKGCNDTEGINNALEDSFTYSKLLGRLDGQCQIASTVEACYL; this is encoded by the exons atGAACCGTCAAGTTTTACCACCGTTACCGAAAAATGCAAGTTCACTCGAACCTAAAATCTGGAGAGCAATCGCCGGCGCCGCCGTTCAAATCCCCGCCGTTAATTCTAGGGTTTACTACTTCCCTCAAGGTCACATGGACCAAGCTTCATCACTTCCTAACAATCTTTCACCTCAACTACTTTCACGTCCTTACATTCTCTGTTCCGTTTCCGGTGTTCATTTCCTCGCCGATCCGAAAACCGATGAGGTTTTTGCTAAGCTTTTTCTTCAACCTTTGAACGATTTCACCGCTGTTTTTTCTCGTGCTGTTGTTCAGGAAGTTGATGATGGAGAGAGGATTTCTTCGTTTGCGAAGATTCTTACTCCTTCTGATGCTAACAACGGCGGTGGATTTTCCGTTCCGAGGTTTTGTGCTGATTCGATTTTCCCTCCGCTTGATTATTCTATGGACCCGCCGTTTCAGTCTCTTTCGATCACCGATGTTCATGGCTTGACTTGGGAGTTTCGTCACATTTACCGTGGTACGCCGCGGCGACATCTGTTGACTACCGGTTGGAGTAGGTTCGTCAACTGTAAGAAGCTAGTTGCAGGTGATTCTGttgtttttatgaagaacaaTAGAGGTGCAATGTTCGTTGGGATCCGTCGTGCTGTTCGATTTGTTCTGGCTAGAAGTTGCGTCGGCTCTGATGCGACGAGATTGTGTCTTCCGATCTGTGGGGTGAGAAATAGGGTGGATGATGAAGAGGATGAGAAGCTGCTGGAAGAGAAGTGTAGAGAGGGGTTTTCGAGGAACGGGAAAGGGAAGTTGTCGCCGAATTCGGTTACTGTGGCAGCGGAATTGGCGGCTCAGGGCATGGCGTTTGAAGTTGTTTATTATCCGAAAGCCGGTTGGTCAGATTTTGTGTTGAAAGCTGAAGTGGTGGATGCTGCTATGAGTGTTACCTGGTGTCCTGGAATGAGAATCAAAATGGCTGTTGAGACTGATGATTCTTGCAGGACTACTTGGTTTCAGGGTTTAGTGGCTTCAGTCAATGTTCCTGAACATGGAGCTTGGCGAGGTTCCCCTTGGCGCATGCTTGAG ATTTCATGGGACGAACCTGAAGTGTCGCAAACTTCCAAGTGGGTCAGCCCTTGGCAGGTCGAACTTCTTTCTACCACACCTTCACTTCATAGACCATTTCCCGCAATGAAAAGGATTAGAGTGGGTTCTGGGGTGTTAACTGATGGAGATGGAGACCCCTTTTCTATCACCGGATTCAATAATTCAACAATGGGACAATTGAGTCAAGAATTGTTGAATTACGGAACTTTACCTGCTGGCATGCAGGGAGCCAGGCATGATCTATTTTCTGTTTCAAGTTTTTCCAATTTTCCAGGTGATAACTCCCGTCTGTGTATGGGTAACACCTTTAGCAACAACTCGGTGCCAGGGTTGAAATCTTTGTCAACTGAGCTAAATGTTGGCAGTTCTCAATCTAGTGATTTTTCACCAGAGAGCCAGAGTAGTTTGCGTTCCTTTGGCACAGATTTTGTTCGGAACCTCAACTGCAACTCAATGAAACCCGGGCCTGTATCGTTTCAGCTATTTGGTGCAGTCATTCAGACCGAACAGCCTGTTGAAAGTGGTTCACATGGTACTGGTAGCtcaggagatgatagtagtaagGGCTGCAATGACACTGAAGGCATTAACAATGCTCTTGAGGATTCTTTTACTTACTCGAAATTGCTTGGCAGGCTTGATGGTCAGTGCCAAATTGCCTCAACTGTTGAGGCATGCTATTTGTGA
- the LOC123896918 gene encoding beta-1,3-galactosyltransferase 7 isoform X1 gives MKTRPSTKISAKWIPIFSVFSFIIGMLITNSRMWEQPESSGVIISKHQRDQQELQVISEDCDTKKKQDKPKDDMNELYKTHEAIQALDKQVSMLQMELAAARSSREINSSGSATTSGEGASKKKKAFIVIGINTAFSSRKRRDSVRETWMPQGEQLLQLEREKGIIIRFMIGHSATSNSILDRAIDSEEAQHKDFLRLQHVEGYHELSAKTKIFFSTAVALWDADFYVKVDDDVHVNLGVLAATLARHRSKPRVYIGCMKSGPVLSRKDVKYHEPEFWKFGEEGNKYFRHATGQIYAISKALATYISINQPILHKYANEDVSLGAWFIGLEVEHIDDRSMCCGTPPDCEWKAQAGNICVASFDWSCSGICKSVEKIKYVHSKCGEGDGAVWSALF, from the exons ATGAAGACTCGTCCCTCTACAAAAATCTCTGCAAAATGGATTCCAATTTTCTCTGTCTTTTCCTTCATTATTGGCATGTTAATCACAAACAG cAGGATGTGGGAGCAACCTGAATCTAGTGGTGTGATAATTTCTAAGCATCAACGTGATCAACAAGAACTTCAAGTGATCTCAGAGGACTGCGATACCAAAAAG AAGCAGGATAAGCCTAAGGATGACATGAATGAATTGTATAAAACCCATGAAGCTATTCA GGCCCTAGACAAGCAAGTTTCCATGTTGCAAATGGAATTAGCAGCAGCTAGGAGTTCTCGCGAAATCAACTCAAGTGGCTCGGCCACCACTTCTGGTGAAGGTGCTTCCAAGAAGAAGAAGGCATTTATAGTGATAGGTATAAACACAGCTTTCAGTAGTAGGAAGCGGCGTGATTCTGTTAGAGAAACTTGGATGCCTCAAG GTGAACAACTTCTTCAATTGGAAAGGGAGAAAGGAATTATTATCAGGTTCATGATTGGTCACAG TGCAACTTCCAACAGTATTCTAGATCGTGCTATTGATTCAGAAGAAGCTCAACACAAAGACTTCCTTCGTCTG CAACATGTTGAAGGATATCATGAGCTGTCTGCAAAGACAAAGATTTTCTTTTCTACCGCCGTTGCGTTATGGGATGCTGATTTCTATGTCAAAGTAGATGACGATGTTCATGTCAATTTAG GTGTCCTGGCCGCAACCCTTGCCCGCCATCGTTCAAAACCTAGAGTATACATTGGATGTATGAAATCTGGACCTGTTCTATCTCGAAA GGATGTCAAGTACCATGAACCTGAGTTTTGGAAgtttggagaagaaggaaacaAATACTTCCGACACGCAACTGGGCAGATATATGCAATCTCGAAGGCTTTGGCCACTTACATTTCCATTAACCA GCCGATTTTACATAAATATGCTAATGAAGATGTCTCACTTGGTGCATGGTTCATCGGTCTTGAAGTTGAGCATATTGATGACCGCAGTATGTGTTGCGGAACCCCTCCAG ACTGTGAATGGAAGGCACAGGCTGGTAACATTTGTGTTGCGTCATTCGATTGGAGCTGCAGTGGAATCTGCAAATCAGTGGAGAAGATTAAATATGTCCATTCAAAATGTGGTGAAGGTGATGGAGCTGTTTGGAGCgctttattttga
- the LOC123896918 gene encoding beta-1,3-galactosyltransferase 7 isoform X2 has translation MKTRPSTKISAKWIPIFSVFSFIIGMLITNRMWEQPESSGVIISKHQRDQQELQVISEDCDTKKKQDKPKDDMNELYKTHEAIQALDKQVSMLQMELAAARSSREINSSGSATTSGEGASKKKKAFIVIGINTAFSSRKRRDSVRETWMPQGEQLLQLEREKGIIIRFMIGHSATSNSILDRAIDSEEAQHKDFLRLQHVEGYHELSAKTKIFFSTAVALWDADFYVKVDDDVHVNLGVLAATLARHRSKPRVYIGCMKSGPVLSRKDVKYHEPEFWKFGEEGNKYFRHATGQIYAISKALATYISINQPILHKYANEDVSLGAWFIGLEVEHIDDRSMCCGTPPDCEWKAQAGNICVASFDWSCSGICKSVEKIKYVHSKCGEGDGAVWSALF, from the exons ATGAAGACTCGTCCCTCTACAAAAATCTCTGCAAAATGGATTCCAATTTTCTCTGTCTTTTCCTTCATTATTGGCATGTTAATCACAAACAG GATGTGGGAGCAACCTGAATCTAGTGGTGTGATAATTTCTAAGCATCAACGTGATCAACAAGAACTTCAAGTGATCTCAGAGGACTGCGATACCAAAAAG AAGCAGGATAAGCCTAAGGATGACATGAATGAATTGTATAAAACCCATGAAGCTATTCA GGCCCTAGACAAGCAAGTTTCCATGTTGCAAATGGAATTAGCAGCAGCTAGGAGTTCTCGCGAAATCAACTCAAGTGGCTCGGCCACCACTTCTGGTGAAGGTGCTTCCAAGAAGAAGAAGGCATTTATAGTGATAGGTATAAACACAGCTTTCAGTAGTAGGAAGCGGCGTGATTCTGTTAGAGAAACTTGGATGCCTCAAG GTGAACAACTTCTTCAATTGGAAAGGGAGAAAGGAATTATTATCAGGTTCATGATTGGTCACAG TGCAACTTCCAACAGTATTCTAGATCGTGCTATTGATTCAGAAGAAGCTCAACACAAAGACTTCCTTCGTCTG CAACATGTTGAAGGATATCATGAGCTGTCTGCAAAGACAAAGATTTTCTTTTCTACCGCCGTTGCGTTATGGGATGCTGATTTCTATGTCAAAGTAGATGACGATGTTCATGTCAATTTAG GTGTCCTGGCCGCAACCCTTGCCCGCCATCGTTCAAAACCTAGAGTATACATTGGATGTATGAAATCTGGACCTGTTCTATCTCGAAA GGATGTCAAGTACCATGAACCTGAGTTTTGGAAgtttggagaagaaggaaacaAATACTTCCGACACGCAACTGGGCAGATATATGCAATCTCGAAGGCTTTGGCCACTTACATTTCCATTAACCA GCCGATTTTACATAAATATGCTAATGAAGATGTCTCACTTGGTGCATGGTTCATCGGTCTTGAAGTTGAGCATATTGATGACCGCAGTATGTGTTGCGGAACCCCTCCAG ACTGTGAATGGAAGGCACAGGCTGGTAACATTTGTGTTGCGTCATTCGATTGGAGCTGCAGTGGAATCTGCAAATCAGTGGAGAAGATTAAATATGTCCATTCAAAATGTGGTGAAGGTGATGGAGCTGTTTGGAGCgctttattttga